The Gemella massiliensis genome contains a region encoding:
- a CDS encoding ABC transporter permease, producing the protein MAKKIFHNRQAVFSLLLVILVITVALFAPFIAPNSPYTVNISEKFLPASSTYPLGTDQLGRCVFSRLVYGARYSLSIAFPTLLILAFISTIVGTVSAWFEGVLDKIILIVCDIFMAFPPMVIVLALLGIIGQGAVNLIISIVFSMWIWFVKVIRSYILIEKRKNYIIAATISGCNSFEIIFKHIFPNIAPLIIVYFSTGIAAIILMISGYSFLGIGLADNTPEWGVMLSNSKQYLYSNPMLIMYPGLCILLTSAGFNILGEALRDVLSPKEY; encoded by the coding sequence ATGGCTAAGAAAATATTTCATAATAGACAAGCTGTTTTCAGCTTATTATTGGTAATATTGGTTATTACAGTTGCTTTATTCGCACCTTTTATAGCACCTAACAGCCCTTATACTGTCAACATTAGCGAAAAGTTTTTACCTGCTTCGAGTACATATCCTCTTGGAACGGATCAACTGGGGCGTTGTGTATTTTCAAGATTGGTTTATGGTGCAAGATATTCATTAAGCATTGCATTTCCGACTTTACTTATACTTGCTTTTATAAGCACCATTGTAGGAACTGTCAGTGCTTGGTTTGAAGGTGTTTTAGATAAAATAATTTTAATAGTATGTGATATCTTTATGGCATTTCCACCAATGGTTATAGTCCTTGCCCTATTAGGAATAATCGGGCAGGGAGCTGTCAACTTAATAATATCCATCGTATTTTCTATGTGGATTTGGTTTGTGAAAGTAATACGCAGCTATATATTAATAGAAAAGAGAAAAAATTACATAATTGCAGCTACGATTTCAGGCTGCAATTCTTTTGAAATTATATTTAAACATATATTTCCTAATATTGCCCCACTAATCATTGTATATTTCAGCACCGGTATTGCAGCTATTATATTGATGATTTCCGGATACTCTTTTTTGGGTATCGGACTTGCCGATAACACTCCTGAATGGGGTGTAATGCTGTCAAATTCAAAGCAATATTTATATTCTAATCCAATGCTAATCATGTATCCCGGTCTGTGTATTTTGCTTACTTCAGCAGGATTTAATATATTGGGAGAAGCATTAAGGGATGTACTTTCACCAAAGGAGTATTAG
- a CDS encoding ABC transporter permease yields MSKFFRLILILFMISLLSFFLSNISSIDSAETIAHHLYGNPSSEQIEKVRIEKGLDKPIFVQYTNWLKMAVTGNLGTSYQTSNPVVTDIKEKFWATITLVIAALFFIVLFTIPLSLVSAYKKGEFVDKLIQNITILGISIPSFWLGYLLLSLFAITIPIFRVVEYGNFRSLILPSITLAIPVISSSTKLLRTILLENMEQEYVIYAKSRGLSNKRILCNHILKNSLPPMITLFFQNIGMMIAGSVIVESVFSWPGLGSYFMSSIINRDTPAITGCMLMLGIIFVISNSIAENINHLLSPHIFKGEEFNG; encoded by the coding sequence ATGAGTAAATTTTTTAGGTTAATACTTATATTATTCATGATAAGCCTGTTATCCTTTTTCCTTTCAAATATATCTTCCATTGATTCAGCCGAAACTATTGCTCACCATTTATATGGCAACCCAAGTTCGGAACAAATTGAGAAAGTTAGAATCGAAAAAGGCTTGGATAAACCTATATTTGTTCAATATACAAATTGGTTAAAAATGGCTGTAACGGGTAATTTGGGTACTTCGTATCAAACATCTAATCCTGTGGTAACTGACATTAAAGAAAAATTTTGGGCAACCATTACCCTTGTTATTGCTGCACTATTTTTTATTGTGCTTTTCACTATTCCTTTAAGTTTAGTTTCTGCTTATAAAAAAGGGGAATTTGTTGATAAACTTATACAAAATATAACGATTTTAGGTATATCCATCCCTTCTTTTTGGCTTGGTTATCTATTACTTTCATTGTTTGCAATTACTATACCTATTTTTAGAGTAGTAGAGTATGGAAATTTCAGGAGCTTAATATTGCCATCTATAACCCTTGCAATCCCTGTAATTTCATCATCTACCAAACTATTAAGAACTATACTGCTTGAAAACATGGAACAGGAATATGTGATATATGCAAAATCCAGAGGTTTATCTAATAAGAGGATTTTATGTAATCATATCTTAAAAAATTCACTTCCTCCAATGATTACTCTATTCTTCCAAAACATCGGTATGATGATCGCCGGAAGCGTAATTGTTGAAAGTGTTTTTTCATGGCCGGGACTTGGCTCATATTTTATGTCATCAATTATAAATAGAGATACCCCGGCAATTACAGGGTGTATGTTGATGCTTGGAATAATATTTGTCATATCTAATTCTATTGCAGAAAACATAAATCACTTATTGAGTCCCCATATTTTTAAAGGAGAGGAATTCAATGGCTAA
- a CDS encoding helix-turn-helix transcriptional regulator, protein MNRTVIEYYKNLPESLHFYKIEEESDSENDFYRMSSEYGNGTLQIMNFHGQFLIIIASFIPKSNFEKVAEIKEEYFEISQFETDSSSFKVGGRKVKQVDKGICCYANTRKSAYAFCEANKPTCFTKVIITKKYFDSFLEGYFGNTYESYKSALDFLIEKPNSPELNFVFQQIKDCPAIGNTRKLYMESKVIEILSLIINTAQKEENRPYISVKLDRKDKRSLNKVITFMKNNLSAYPSIKELSKMANMSCSRFQMAFRQVYGTTVYEYLKVMRMNYALLLLQDTDDKIYHIALKVGYKNAGHFAKIFKSTFKMSPMEYRNIHHI, encoded by the coding sequence TTGAACCGTACGGTTATTGAATATTATAAAAATTTACCTGAAAGTTTACATTTCTATAAAATTGAGGAAGAATCTGATTCAGAAAATGATTTTTATCGTATGAGTTCAGAATATGGGAATGGAACTTTGCAGATAATGAATTTTCATGGTCAGTTTTTAATTATAATTGCAAGCTTTATCCCTAAAAGTAATTTTGAAAAAGTGGCTGAAATTAAGGAGGAATATTTTGAGATTAGTCAGTTTGAAACTGATTCAAGTTCATTTAAAGTTGGCGGCAGAAAGGTAAAGCAGGTTGACAAAGGAATCTGCTGTTACGCAAATACCCGAAAAAGTGCTTATGCTTTCTGCGAAGCTAATAAGCCTACCTGTTTCACTAAAGTTATCATAACAAAAAAATATTTCGATTCATTTTTAGAGGGATATTTTGGAAATACTTATGAATCATATAAAAGTGCTTTGGATTTTTTAATTGAAAAGCCTAATTCACCGGAATTAAACTTTGTTTTTCAACAAATCAAAGACTGTCCGGCTATAGGAAATACCAGAAAATTATATATGGAAAGTAAGGTTATCGAAATTTTATCTCTAATAATTAATACTGCCCAAAAAGAAGAAAATCGTCCATATATCTCTGTAAAGTTGGATAGAAAAGATAAGCGTTCTCTAAACAAGGTCATTACATTTATGAAAAACAATTTATCCGCTTATCCTTCCATAAAAGAATTGTCAAAAATGGCAAACATGAGTTGCTCCCGTTTTCAGATGGCATTTCGTCAGGTTTATGGAACAACCGTTTATGAATACTTAAAAGTAATGCGAATGAATTATGCTCTTTTGCTATTGCAAGATACAGACGATAAAATTTATCATATTGCTCTAAAGGTTGGATATAAAAATGCGGGACACTTTGCAAAGATTTTCAAATCAACTTTTAAAATGAGTCCTATGGAATATCGTAATATTCATCATATCTAA
- a CDS encoding ABC transporter ATP-binding protein, producing the protein MENFSNKKLNVFSLLSYEKFKIAIGIFLGSICGLLSFVPYVVLYKMIAALINNQIDFKSVLPWALVMIFSTILQNILMSITMIFTHVAAYNIIHRLKMEALEYLSKVSLGFFNNKTSGELKAALFDDIEKLEGFIAHNLIEITQAVVIPIISMLIMFYINVFMALTMLLPVVVGVLLPTMMMKKYPNLTKKYTDTFSELLSSINEYINCMPIIKMFGLTVEKFAKLSAASKNYTECLVEMAKCSCYPLAITIVILDSGILFTLPIGGFLYVNGLISTEHLLIFMLLTMCFYRTFFNLFNIAMGRIELNSGLVNIKKLFGIPVEVVGKEQLKSKNLDIQFNDVSFGYDDENVVLKNISMKIEPKSFTAFVGASGAGKTTAASLIGRYWNVDKGEICIGGIPINKLSEETLTSAVSFVFQDTFLMEDTLFENIRMGSEADEESVKEAAKYAQIHDFITTLPKGYDTKIGEEGFKLSGGQKQRLSIARAILKNAPIVIFDEATSYSDIENEHKIQTALKNLLKDKTVIMIAHRLHTICDANKIIVFEKGEIVEQGTHKRLLEINGYYSKMWASYMKNYVE; encoded by the coding sequence ATGGAAAATTTTAGTAATAAGAAGTTGAATGTATTTTCGCTGCTTAGCTATGAAAAATTCAAAATAGCGATTGGAATATTTTTAGGTTCGATTTGCGGCTTGTTATCATTTGTGCCGTATGTTGTTTTATATAAAATGATTGCAGCTTTAATCAACAACCAAATTGATTTTAAGTCTGTGTTGCCATGGGCTTTAGTTATGATATTTTCAACAATCCTGCAAAATATATTGATGTCGATTACTATGATATTCACCCATGTTGCCGCATACAATATTATACACCGTTTGAAGATGGAAGCCCTTGAATATTTATCAAAAGTGAGTTTGGGATTCTTTAATAACAAAACATCCGGAGAATTAAAAGCGGCATTATTTGATGATATTGAAAAATTAGAAGGGTTTATAGCACACAATTTAATAGAAATTACGCAGGCAGTAGTTATCCCTATAATATCAATGTTAATAATGTTTTATATCAATGTATTTATGGCATTAACAATGCTTCTGCCTGTCGTTGTTGGCGTGCTTCTACCAACAATGATGATGAAAAAGTATCCTAATCTGACTAAAAAATATACAGATACTTTTTCTGAGCTGTTAAGTTCTATAAATGAGTATATTAACTGTATGCCGATTATAAAGATGTTTGGATTAACCGTAGAAAAATTTGCAAAGTTAAGTGCTGCATCAAAAAATTATACGGAATGTTTAGTTGAAATGGCAAAGTGTTCTTGTTATCCACTTGCCATAACGATAGTAATTTTGGATTCAGGCATATTATTCACATTGCCAATAGGCGGTTTTTTGTATGTAAATGGGTTGATTTCTACAGAACATTTATTGATATTTATGTTACTAACGATGTGTTTTTACAGGACATTTTTTAACCTATTTAATATTGCGATGGGAAGAATTGAGTTAAACAGTGGATTGGTCAATATAAAAAAACTTTTTGGAATACCGGTTGAAGTGGTAGGAAAAGAACAACTGAAGTCTAAAAATTTGGATATTCAATTTAATGATGTCAGTTTCGGATATGATGATGAGAATGTTGTGTTAAAAAACATCTCTATGAAGATTGAACCTAAGTCATTTACTGCATTTGTTGGAGCTTCCGGAGCAGGAAAAACAACAGCAGCGTCCTTAATAGGGAGATATTGGAATGTTGATAAAGGTGAAATTTGTATCGGAGGAATTCCTATAAACAAACTAAGTGAGGAAACTCTTACTTCTGCGGTTTCGTTTGTATTTCAGGACACATTTTTAATGGAAGATACCTTGTTTGAAAATATTAGAATGGGCAGTGAGGCGGATGAAGAAAGTGTAAAAGAAGCAGCAAAATATGCACAAATTCATGATTTTATTACTACACTTCCCAAAGGATATGATACCAAAATCGGAGAGGAAGGATTTAAACTTTCAGGTGGACAAAAACAAAGACTCAGTATAGCGAGAGCAATTCTGAAAAACGCTCCGATTGTTATTTTTGATGAAGCGACATCATATTCGGATATTGAAAATGAACACAAGATTCAGACGGCATTGAAAAATTTATTAAAAGATAAAACAGTAATTATGATTGCTCACAGGCTTCATACAATATGTGATGCCAATAAAATCATAGTGTTTGAAAAAGGGGAAATAGTTGAACAAGGTACACATAAAAGACTTTTAGAAATAAATGGATACTATTCTAAAATGTGGGCAAGTTATATGAAAAATTATGTGGAGTAG
- a CDS encoding ABC transporter ATP-binding protein produces the protein MLKGINNLIGKNKNRLYYPIFLMCLDSLGSMVTYFVLYLTIIDIFHGTLDITYISKYTLICFIGVMLRILIYRKSYLLSFEQSFLTTGVLRTDLANHFRKLSLGHFSKNSKGYLINTLTNDLSSFEGLLSHALPFFIKTITTCLMLIVGTFFIDFRLAFAECIVIIISIPILHWGERLSKKLENQKRKLNETMVSNVLEYINGIKVFRAYGMQVSNFTRLKSNMEAVRKNGIQTEVKMAIPTALYGSLINFIVPISLLSGSYLLMGGDLKAESLIAFFIMGIAVSGILISFERYYIMLKNLKIASDNLNRAMDCEEYDFDNKKNALKNYTVRFENVSFSYEKNKEVLHDISFVAEERSINALIGESGSGKSTIMNLITRFWDITDGEITIGGENIKNLNPDFLLNSVSVVFQDNILLSDTILNNISIGNPNATFEEVVEASKIACCHEFIISLPDGYNTKVSEGGTSLSGGEKQRICIARAILKNAPILLLDEFTASLDADNEIKINKAFDHLIKGKTVFTIAHRLHTIKNADQIILMNNGKIEEIGKHDELIKKKGHYYQMIKEQEQAKNK, from the coding sequence ATGTTAAAGGGCATAAATAACCTGATAGGTAAGAATAAAAATAGACTGTATTATCCTATTTTCCTTATGTGCTTGGATTCATTAGGGAGTATGGTTACATATTTCGTTTTATACCTGACCATAATAGATATTTTTCATGGAACATTAGATATCACTTATATTTCCAAGTACACATTGATATGCTTTATAGGCGTTATGTTAAGGATTTTAATATATAGGAAAAGCTATCTTTTGTCTTTTGAGCAATCTTTTTTAACAACCGGGGTTTTACGTACTGACTTAGCAAATCATTTTAGAAAATTAAGTTTAGGTCATTTTAGCAAAAACAGTAAAGGATATTTAATAAACACATTAACAAATGATTTAAGTAGTTTTGAAGGATTACTTTCACACGCATTGCCATTTTTTATAAAAACAATAACTACCTGTTTGATGCTTATAGTCGGAACCTTTTTTATTGACTTTAGACTTGCTTTCGCTGAGTGCATAGTAATCATCATATCAATACCGATATTGCATTGGGGTGAGAGATTATCTAAAAAACTTGAAAATCAGAAACGAAAACTAAATGAAACTATGGTTTCTAATGTTTTGGAATATATAAATGGCATAAAGGTTTTTAGAGCCTATGGTATGCAGGTATCAAATTTTACCAGATTAAAAAGCAATATGGAAGCAGTCAGAAAAAATGGTATTCAAACAGAAGTGAAAATGGCTATTCCAACGGCATTATATGGAAGTTTGATAAATTTTATTGTGCCAATATCACTATTAAGCGGAAGCTATTTGCTCATGGGTGGAGATTTAAAAGCTGAGTCTTTGATTGCGTTTTTTATTATGGGAATTGCCGTTTCCGGAATTTTAATTTCATTTGAGAGATATTATATCATGCTTAAAAACTTAAAAATAGCTTCTGACAATTTAAATAGAGCTATGGACTGCGAAGAATATGATTTTGACAATAAGAAAAATGCTTTAAAAAACTATACAGTCAGATTTGAGAATGTTTCATTTTCCTATGAAAAGAATAAAGAAGTTCTGCACGACATTAGTTTTGTAGCAGAAGAAAGAAGTATAAACGCACTGATAGGAGAATCTGGTTCCGGGAAAAGTACCATAATGAATTTAATCACAAGGTTTTGGGATATAACAGATGGGGAAATTACCATTGGAGGAGAAAATATTAAAAATTTAAATCCGGATTTTTTATTAAATTCGGTAAGCGTAGTATTTCAGGATAATATTTTGTTATCAGATACTATTTTAAATAATATCTCCATAGGCAATCCAAATGCAACTTTTGAGGAAGTTGTTGAAGCTTCAAAAATTGCCTGTTGCCATGAGTTCATTATTTCTTTACCTGATGGATATAATACAAAAGTTTCAGAAGGTGGCACATCACTTTCAGGTGGAGAAAAGCAGAGAATTTGTATTGCCAGAGCAATTTTAAAAAATGCTCCAATATTGTTATTGGATGAATTTACAGCATCTTTAGATGCAGATAATGAAATTAAGATTAATAAAGCATTTGACCATTTGATAAAAGGAAAGACGGTTTTCACTATTGCTCACAGGCTTCATACAATAAAAAATGCAGACCAGATTATTTTAATGAATAACGGAAAAATAGAAGAAATAGGAAAACATGATGAATTGATAAAGAAAAAAGGTCATTATTACCAAATGATTAAAGAGCAAGAACAGGCAAAAAACAAATAA
- a CDS encoding MATE family efflux transporter, with translation MNSSKIKIMSEENVAKALFKLGMPMVVSMLIMALYNVVDTYFVSGLGKHSVAAVSVAFPISLIFSGIGLTFGAGAGSYISRLLGGEKKKEADIVATVAMFTSVIIGAITGMTLLFLLTDVLKFMGAIPSIIEIAKKYAIIFIISTMVSTANVTAGNLAVAQGAAKVSLKAMIIGSALNMVLDPIFIYGLNLGVNGAAIATLISQVVTLFIYIIYFKSEKSYIKLKISNFKPTINAYKEILKVGISMFLLQIFSSISMSKISSSASLYGEDAIAAMGIVLRIVTLGTNVVFGYMKGLQPLAGFNYGAKNYKRLNEAIRCCIKYINLFCLVWTILLYIFAPNILSIFGTGESVLKIAVPALRAGVIMFITFGFQFTYSTLYLSMGKALAGGFLSICRQGIIFLPIILLLPKIFGLNGVIYSQAVADLITTIITIPFAIDVRKKLRLNSNEI, from the coding sequence ATGAATAGCAGCAAAATAAAGATTATGAGTGAGGAAAATGTTGCGAAAGCTTTGTTTAAACTTGGAATGCCAATGGTTGTAAGTATGCTGATAATGGCATTATATAATGTTGTGGATACTTACTTTGTATCAGGACTGGGGAAACATTCAGTAGCAGCCGTATCGGTAGCTTTTCCGATTTCTCTTATTTTTTCAGGGATTGGATTAACTTTTGGTGCAGGGGCAGGTTCTTATATATCACGATTATTAGGTGGAGAAAAGAAGAAGGAAGCAGATATAGTTGCTACTGTAGCAATGTTTACAAGTGTTATCATCGGAGCGATTACCGGCATGACACTGCTGTTTCTGCTGACTGATGTTTTGAAATTTATGGGAGCAATCCCTTCTATAATAGAAATTGCTAAAAAATATGCCATCATATTCATTATAAGTACAATGGTCAGCACTGCTAATGTAACGGCAGGCAATCTGGCGGTAGCACAAGGGGCAGCTAAAGTTTCTTTAAAAGCAATGATTATTGGTTCGGCTTTGAATATGGTTTTAGATCCTATATTTATATATGGATTAAATTTGGGAGTAAATGGAGCAGCCATTGCAACTCTTATATCTCAAGTCGTAACCCTGTTTATTTATATCATTTATTTTAAAAGCGAGAAAAGTTATATAAAACTTAAAATTTCTAATTTTAAGCCAACCATTAATGCTTATAAAGAAATATTGAAAGTTGGTATTTCAATGTTTTTGCTCCAGATTTTTTCAAGTATATCTATGAGTAAAATATCATCTTCGGCATCTTTATATGGGGAAGATGCGATTGCTGCAATGGGGATCGTACTTAGAATTGTAACTTTGGGAACGAATGTTGTTTTTGGATATATGAAAGGATTACAGCCATTAGCCGGCTTTAATTACGGTGCGAAGAACTACAAAAGATTAAATGAAGCAATAAGGTGCTGTATAAAATATATAAATCTATTTTGTTTAGTATGGACAATTTTACTTTATATATTTGCACCAAATATATTATCTATCTTTGGAACTGGTGAAAGTGTTTTGAAAATAGCAGTTCCTGCTTTAAGAGCAGGAGTCATTATGTTTATTACATTTGGATTTCAATTCACATATTCCACATTATATTTATCAATGGGAAAAGCCTTAGCTGGAGGATTTTTAAGCATTTGCAGACAAGGAATTATATTTTTACCGATCATTCTGCTTTTGCCTAAAATTTTTGGATTAAATGGTGTGATATATTCTCAAGCTGTCGCTGATTTAATAACCACAATTATAACAATACCTTTTGCAATAGATGTAAGAAAAAAATTAAGATTAAATTCAAATGAAATATAA
- a CDS encoding sigma-70 RNA polymerase sigma factor region 4 domain-containing protein, producing MKKEYYLYVNGQKVKVSEEIYKVYWREKEHEKYLEQVDRKNHLLFFSSLDHDGHFYENIVDEGVDVEKIVETQMMIEAVRNAISRLNAEEKDIIERLYFHDEPVRLVAKLKSITHPALIKKRNKILEKLKKFIEEI from the coding sequence ATGAAAAAAGAATATTACCTTTATGTCAATGGGCAAAAGGTGAAAGTCAGTGAGGAGATATATAAGGTCTACTGGCGTGAGAAAGAGCATGAAAAATATTTGGAGCAGGTGGACAGGAAAAACCACTTGCTCTTTTTTTCATCATTAGACCATGATGGACATTTCTATGAAAACATTGTTGATGAAGGCGTTGATGTAGAAAAGATTGTGGAAACACAGATGATGATTGAAGCAGTCAGAAACGCTATATCAAGGCTTAACGCAGAAGAAAAGGACATCATAGAGCGTTTGTATTTTCATGATGAACCAGTCCGTTTGGTAGCAAAGTTAAAGAGTATCACACACCCGGCTTTGATTAAGAAAAGAAACAAAATCTTAGAGAAGCTGAAAAAATTTATCGAAGAAATTTAG
- a CDS encoding DUF6870 family protein, whose translation MLSAKTPTNVKKLKKENNRERSFLMNAEELAIYKNMSAEEIDRKIVPDIEDIKDKKNAEPLSMYFMKVGNVIVKCSYAENGRSLEDCFLSYLKKKAMLLD comes from the coding sequence ATGTTGTCAGCCAAGACACCTACCAATGTCAAAAAACTTAAAAAAGAAAACAACAGGGAAAGGAGTTTTCTAATGAATGCAGAAGAATTAGCAATATATAAAAACATGTCAGCGGAAGAGATAGACAGGAAAATTGTCCCTGATATTGAAGATATAAAAGATAAGAAAAATGCAGAGCCGCTTTCCATGTACTTTATGAAAGTCGGAAATGTCATTGTTAAATGTAGCTATGCAGAGAATGGAAGAAGTTTGGAGGATTGCTTTTTGTCTTACCTAAAAAAGAAAGCAATGCTTCTTGATTAA
- a CDS encoding recombinase family protein, with the protein MSKNNLDTDVLKVAMYLRLSQDDEKYDKGFKVESNSISNQRLQINDFIDKNEDMELIEEYVDDGYSGINFERPAFKKMMEDVITGRINCIVVKDLSRFGRDYIDSGRYLQRVFPSLDIRFIALNDNYDSYTASETEKNLVIPFKSFINDNYCRDTSAKVRSVCKVKRKQGQFISNYAPYGYEKDKEDKHKIVIDKEAEYVVREIFSMKLEGYSSYSIAKHLNDNGILSPMEHKKAKGIRYKTGFSTKAVTKWDTPAVNRILTNEVYIGTLQQGKREKINYKLDKVVSKDRSDWIEIEDNHEAIIDIYDFEIVQKLLKCDIKAKNVGEKADLFSGLLFCKDCNAQMTKKVDKRGKTPTIYYICSQYNKGKECSRHSIKQEELKLSVLEMIRHYINSLGKYESISEEIREMEVSYELFQKIDKRQEYTKKSKAKFELLKSALYQDLKEGIISEEEFYDMREFYTNRIVESELILEKQNKEISRLYQKSLGNKNFLSDIKKYRNISTLERGLLVRLVDKIYVLEEKRVEIHFNYDETTDILDKLSDYTKQSSELMKEVV; encoded by the coding sequence ATGTCTAAAAACAATTTAGATACAGATGTTCTCAAAGTTGCCATGTATCTCAGATTATCACAAGATGATGAAAAATATGATAAAGGCTTTAAGGTGGAAAGCAACAGCATTTCCAACCAAAGACTTCAGATTAATGACTTCATTGATAAAAATGAGGATATGGAGCTGATAGAAGAATATGTCGATGACGGATATTCAGGGATAAACTTTGAAAGACCGGCATTTAAGAAAATGATGGAAGATGTCATCACAGGGAGAATTAACTGCATTGTTGTAAAAGACTTATCCAGATTTGGCAGAGATTATATTGATAGCGGAAGATACCTGCAAAGAGTGTTTCCCTCTCTTGATATAAGATTTATTGCCCTAAATGATAATTATGACAGCTATACAGCCAGTGAAACGGAAAAGAACTTGGTCATTCCGTTTAAAAGCTTCATCAATGACAATTATTGTAGGGATACTTCCGCAAAGGTCAGAAGTGTCTGCAAGGTAAAGAGAAAACAGGGACAGTTTATATCAAACTATGCTCCTTACGGCTATGAAAAAGATAAGGAAGATAAGCACAAAATAGTAATTGATAAAGAAGCAGAATATGTGGTGCGGGAAATCTTCTCAATGAAGCTTGAGGGGTACAGCTCCTACTCTATTGCCAAACATTTAAATGATAACGGAATATTATCCCCGATGGAGCATAAAAAAGCAAAGGGTATCCGATATAAGACAGGCTTTAGCACAAAGGCTGTTACCAAATGGGATACGCCGGCAGTTAATCGTATTTTAACCAACGAGGTCTATATCGGAACACTGCAACAGGGAAAGCGGGAAAAGATAAACTATAAGCTGGATAAGGTAGTTTCCAAGGATAGAAGCGATTGGATTGAAATCGAGGACAATCATGAAGCTATTATTGATATTTATGACTTTGAAATTGTCCAAAAGCTTTTGAAATGTGATATAAAGGCAAAAAATGTCGGAGAGAAAGCGGATTTGTTTTCAGGGCTTTTATTTTGCAAGGACTGTAATGCTCAGATGACAAAGAAAGTCGATAAGAGAGGGAAAACTCCCACTATTTACTATATCTGCTCCCAGTACAACAAAGGAAAAGAGTGTAGCAGGCATTCAATCAAACAGGAAGAATTAAAGCTAAGCGTACTTGAGATGATTCGCCATTATATCAACTCTCTTGGGAAGTATGAAAGCATTTCAGAAGAGATAAGAGAAATGGAAGTATCTTATGAGCTTTTTCAGAAAATAGATAAAAGACAGGAATATACCAAGAAAAGCAAGGCAAAGTTTGAACTTTTAAAATCGGCTCTGTATCAGGACTTAAAAGAAGGAATCATTTCTGAAGAAGAATTTTACGATATGAGAGAGTTTTATACAAACCGTATCGTAGAAAGCGAACTGATTTTAGAAAAGCAGAATAAAGAAATCTCAAGACTCTATCAAAAGAGTTTGGGAAACAAAAACTTCCTGTCAGATATTAAAAAGTACAGGAATATAAGCACCTTAGAACGAGGACTTCTTGTAAGACTTGTAGATAAAATCTATGTTTTGGAAGAAAAAAGGGTAGAAATCCATTTTAACTATGATGAAACCACAGACATACTGGATAAGTTAAGCGACTACACAAAGCAATCCTCCGAGCTGATGAAGGAGGTGGTGTAG